The Metabacillus litoralis genome contains a region encoding:
- a CDS encoding GTP cyclohydrolase II, producing MVETIKDIPLNIIKEKVKIVPHNQGATYIVGPINLPVQLDGKTEFFKWYCWLEAEAEQDSAETFESIIRKLPSADLSKHQQSSVLVYGDFAHNDEALIRMHSICHTGDIFGSKRCDCGYQLKQTLKMITEHGTGALFYLADHEGRGIGLFSKALAYLLQEEGLDTVEANEALGFSDDQRNYDDAIRVLKTLRQLPVTLITNNPLKLKALQDSGANVSGRIPLWGDISSFNQRYLETKMEKAGHFRGGYTVE from the coding sequence ATGGTAGAAACAATAAAAGATATCCCTCTAAATATAATAAAAGAAAAAGTAAAGATTGTTCCTCATAATCAAGGAGCTACGTATATTGTGGGACCAATAAACCTCCCAGTTCAATTAGATGGCAAAACCGAATTCTTCAAATGGTATTGCTGGCTGGAGGCTGAAGCTGAACAGGACTCAGCTGAAACATTTGAATCAATCATAAGAAAATTACCTAGTGCAGACTTATCAAAACATCAGCAATCAAGTGTGCTTGTTTATGGTGATTTTGCTCATAATGATGAAGCTCTTATACGTATGCATAGTATTTGTCATACAGGTGATATCTTTGGAAGTAAAAGATGTGATTGTGGATATCAGCTTAAACAAACTTTGAAAATGATTACAGAACATGGTACAGGAGCTCTTTTTTATCTTGCTGATCATGAAGGAAGAGGTATTGGATTATTCAGTAAGGCTCTTGCATACCTCCTACAAGAAGAGGGCTTAGATACAGTGGAGGCAAATGAGGCACTTGGTTTCTCGGATGATCAAAGAAATTATGATGATGCGATTCGTGTATTGAAAACTCTTCGTCAATTACCGGTAACGCTAATTACGAATAACCCACTTAAACTAAAGGCATTGCAAGATTCAGGTGCAAATGTCTCAGGTCGTATTCCCTTATGGGGGGATATATCGAGCTTTAATCAACGCTACCTAGAAACAAAAATGGAGAAGGCTGGCCACTTTAGAGGAGGCTATACCGTTGAATGA